The genomic region TTCGTATTATAGAGTTCAGCCAGATCTTTCTGGTTGAACTTTTTTCATATGGATTTATTCTATCAGTAGCCAGGGTAGAACGTACGGGGGCGTGGGACATTGATCCCGTCGACTAAACTGTTCACCCCCTACTTGTAGAAATATGTTTGAGGCTGGTTGGGACTTAGATCTCGTATAACAAGCGAAGATATAATACTACTTGAGGCATTAGGGGTTACTGGTGAATACGCAATAGGAGGAGAAAGAATGAACCCGGTTGTGGGTATAGACGTAGCTAAAGAAGTAAGTGAAGTACAGGCTTTTTTAGATAAAGGAAAGCCTTATGGAAAGAGCTTTTCAATCAAGCATAACCGTGAAGAATTAGATGGCTTTATACATTTTTTAGGGGAAATAAAATCACTGACTGGCCAGATGCCAGTGGTCATATTGGAATCAACGGGCCATTATCATATTCCCATTATTCAGTGCTTAGAAGAGAATGATTTACTTTATATTTTGTTGAACCCAATCATATCTCATCAAGCGAAGAAATCCAGTTTAAGAAAAGTGAAAACAGATGCATTCGATGCCTATCAGTTATGTGTTCTTTATTATAAAGAGGATTTTGAACCTTATAAATTGAGGGGAATTCAACTGATGAACCTGCGTAACCTTTCTAGGCAACAGGAAATCGTGACGAATATGTATGTGGAAGCAAAACTGCAATTTCACACGATTTTAGATCAGACTTTTCCTGAATACAGAAAGGTATTTGGAGATCTTTTTTCAAAAGTATCCTTATCAATATTAAGAGAATATCCAACTTCGGAGAAGATTCTAGAGGCGGATGAAGAGGACCTGGCGGAACGAATAAAAGGGTATTGTCCAACTCGTTCTATTCAGTGGGCAAGAGAGAAAGCAAGGAAATTGATCCATTCAGCTACTCAAAATCCTTTTCAAAAGGTGATGTATCAAAGCCATCTCATCAATCTGAATATGTATATAGACATCCTATTTCATTACCAAGGACATCTATCGGAATTGGAGAACCAAATGATATCCCTGGCAAATGAAATAGAAGAATATAAGATTATCCAATCAATACCTGGGATTGGAGAAAAAATCGCTGCCACGATTATTTCTGAAATCGGTGAAATTGATCGGTTTAATCATCCTAAGAAACTAGTTGCTTACGCTGGAATTGATCCCAGTGTACATTCCTCTGGGAAGTTTACAGCTACGACGAATCATATAACGAAACGGGGTTCC from Pradoshia eiseniae harbors:
- a CDS encoding IS110 family RNA-guided transposase yields the protein MNPVVGIDVAKEVSEVQAFLDKGKPYGKSFSIKHNREELDGFIHFLGEIKSLTGQMPVVILESTGHYHIPIIQCLEENDLLYILLNPIISHQAKKSSLRKVKTDAFDAYQLCVLYYKEDFEPYKLRGIQLMNLRNLSRQQEIVTNMYVEAKLQFHTILDQTFPEYRKVFGDLFSKVSLSILREYPTSEKILEADEEDLAERIKGYCPTRSIQWAREKARKLIHSATQNPFQKVMYQSHLINLNMYIDILFHYQGHLSELENQMISLANEIEEYKIIQSIPGIGEKIAATIISEIGEIDRFNHPKKLVAYAGIDPSVHSSGKFTATTNHITKRGSSRLRHSLYLAVLCGIRSSRNKKLKEFYDKKRSEGKPSKVAIVACINKLLHWIYALLKGKEHFLDIA